The genomic window TTTTGCCACAGCTCAATTCATAACCTGTAGAATCTTAGGAGTTCATGTGAATTTGGACACCATCCAGCCCCTTACTCCATATGCATTATCTGAACATCTGGAACACATCTTACAACGTATAGCCAAAGAATGTAGAGGTGCTGCCAGAAATTCCCTGCTGGATTGCACAGAACATAAAACATATCACGTGCACacaaaagataaatatatatgtaaagaGTATTTTTAATGGTTGGATATCAATAATGATTATCCATAAGCATGCAAGTTTTCTTTCACATATTCATCAGTTTGGACGAGTCAGAGGATCAGCAGGAGAGCTTCCTCAAAGAGCTGCCCAAGAAGTGCCTGTTCCTGGCCTATGAGGACCCCTACAGGAGGTGTGTGAGACTGGCCAGTTAGCTGTGTGCACAACCTGCTGGTAGATGATTGTAATGTAAATATGACTAGCAGTATAAATTCATTAGCTTTatgccaatgtgtgtgtgccagtgtgtgcgtgtgtccaCAGGGAGCTGGAGGCCATGTTTAACGTGGAGGAGCTGCCCACGGTGGTGGTGCTGCGCCCCGACTGCTCCATCCTGATCACCAACGCAGTGGAGGAGATCCTCCGCCTTGGCCCAGACTGCTACCGCAACTGGCAGGAGGCGGCGGAGATCATCGACAGGAACTTCATGATCAGTGAGGACTTTGAAGAGAAGTCCGGGCGCAGCCTCAGCGACCCCGTGAGGAGGCTCAAGTACaaggtggaggatgaggagaagaagaagaagaagaagaagaaggagaaaaaaggcagaggGTGGGGAAAAGGTGGAGATGAGGAGGCGgatggaaaagaggaagaaggaggaggggggggggtcatgGTGATGGAGGCCAAGAACAAGAAGACAAGACATGCATTCCCTCCAATATAACACAGTTTTGTTCAGCCAAACAAAACCCTTTTCATAAGTGAATATCAGAAAATGCAGACACTCCTATTCATCAAGTAGAAAAGTCAAACTGATGTTATTGTGGTTGACTTTCCTTTTCTGTATCAGTGCTAAGCAATGACTGTGGTCCTCTTGCAAACACGGCTCGGGTATGAGTGGGTGTGGATTTGCCAACAACCGATAAAAAAGTCGTGTAAAACACTATCTAAAGGAACAATGAATGCTCCTAAGCAATGCTGACCTCAGCTTAGAATTGGCTGTCTTGAACATCTTTGAATGCTGCCAAGCATACAGTCAAGCCAAGGTTAGGTCAGAGCCAAGTCTTACCATTATGGCTTGTTTTATTACACCCAGGAGATTATTCCAACCACTTCTCCATTTTCAACGACACATCTTTCTGTAATGCACCGTTTTTTTCCCCTACATGATAATTTGTACCGTCCAATCAAAACACACCATGCATAATCTGAAATCAATGAATTATTCAGCaccattaaaataattttgttagTGACTGTTGTGCTTTGAGTATTTATGAAGTCTAGCTGCGCTTTATAGACTGCACAAGAAGCAATCAGAGCTATTCAAAGGGAGTCAAGTGAAATGATGGAGAAACTGGCTTTTCTACATAATCAGTGATTTCCTTTGACTGTGACTCATCTTCTTTCATACTGAAGACTGTGTTTAGCCTTTGCACACTTCCTCGCTCATGTAAACTGCAAAGATGAGGTTTTTATGTGATAAGTCAGGGTCCTCAGTTGCAACAGTTTCTGATCTATCAACCAGACTAGTGGTAGTGGAAGGTTTTCTTCcgtcttctctcctctgagtGACCTGAGTCTTTAAGCATATGCAGCTTAATGCAAATACTAAAAAAATGGGAATGGAGTGCTTCTTTGCATTGCTGGAGTAATGACAGTAATGGCTGGAGCAGATGGGGGGGGTGAAAAATGCATCTGCAGACAGATGATGAAGCCAGCGTGTGGCCAGGTGTCATCAAGGTGTGACTGGTTGATTGGTGGGTTTGGTGTGCTTTATGGATGACAGTGACATGATGATTTATGTCCAGGAATCTGGTGTTATAGGCAGACTGACAAATAGACCACTTTTTCTGTCAGAGCCGCTTTAAACAAAGCTCCTCCTAAGGTTGGCGGAAATATTGCAAATGCCTGTGCTTGCTGGATGTGCACTGTGCTGCACAGGctacacagcaaacacaacgACTCCCCATTCTCATGCTCTTGTCATAGGAGAAATGTGCCTTAAACCTAAATCAGA from Lates calcarifer isolate ASB-BC8 linkage group LG5, TLL_Latcal_v3, whole genome shotgun sequence includes these protein-coding regions:
- the LOC108885458 gene encoding nucleoredoxin-like protein 1, whose amino-acid sequence is MVDLFVDRVLVKNNKDQDELDTEREIVMRLQNRILMLFFASGACESCKEFAPTLSDFFKRLTDEFYVDRSAQLVLLYISLDESEDQQESFLKELPKKCLFLAYEDPYRRELEAMFNVEELPTVVVLRPDCSILITNAVEEILRLGPDCYRNWQEAAEIIDRNFMISEDFEEKSGRSLSDPVRRLKYKVEDEEKKKKKKKKEKKGRGWGKGGDEEADGKEEEGGGGGVMVMEAKNKKTRHAFPPI